Part of the uncultured Desulfobacter sp. genome, ATTCCGGATTTACCGTCAGCAACACCTCCCTGCGATTATCCGGATTGCCCTCCCGCTGCACCAACCCCGCCCGGACCATGCGATCCACCAGGGCCGAGGCTGCAGCCCTGGACATGCGCATGGTTGCAGCAAATTTTTTTAAGGCGCAGGGCGCAATGCTTTTCAACATCAACGCTGCATGAACGTGGTTGGGTTTCACGTCATTAAAGTCGTCATCCGGCATATCTGACTTGATTTGTTTGATTACGATGGACTCCAGATAGTCTTTTAGCCGCCCATCTGTTTCAACGATAAACGCCACCTTGGATTTGAATCCGTTGTCTGTCAACTCACATCCCTCTATTTAAATTGTCTAATAGCACCGTGTTTTATGTTTTTGTAATATATGACTATAAATTTGATTGTCAATATCATTGATAATCAAATTTATTTACAAAAGACTCAGTTGGCATTTTTTTGCGTAATTTGTTTAATTGGTGACTTGATAGGCATACCAAAGGTGAGGC contains:
- a CDS encoding MarR family transcriptional regulator, encoding MTDNGFKSKVAFIVETDGRLKDYLESIVIKQIKSDMPDDDFNDVKPNHVHAALMLKSIAPCALKKFAATMRMSRAAASALVDRMVRAGLVQREGNPDNRREVLLTVNPEFEAHVGHVRSEMIRWFEVLTNKMGVENFEKWHTAMVALNKVLNEEIHAGHAQK